The Mytilus edulis chromosome 12, xbMytEdul2.2, whole genome shotgun sequence genome contains a region encoding:
- the LOC139499522 gene encoding galactoside alpha-(1,2)-fucosyltransferase 1-like yields MQKQTEIHLFLGMSVVVTISTFAVCVLLSSTKTEELFPHIRGHLCADWTGRLGNIMFQYASLYGIAQRNDMVFAIHKFDDINYSFDNLFALKLKNKSICEYAQIWGENEPCLYDENAANVPANLNVKHVSLLQSWKYFSHVEQAIRTQFKFKEEFETKCLQVLNETIIEWTSNHSSVPQDKLQIVGIHIRRGDYLDKGKIKYGYRTASADYINKSMNYFRDKFKHVLFLAYTAHNWKDMLWRETHVVGSDVVLMHMNSPEVDMCVLSKCNHSIITVGSFGWWAAWLANGTTIYYKDMAKNNSEYRKDFSADMTDYFYPGWIGF; encoded by the coding sequence GAATGTCGGTTGTTGTgacaatttcaacatttgcagTCTGTGTACTGTTATCATCAACTAAAACAGAAGAATTGTTCCCCCACATAAGAGGTCATCTGTGCGCAGACTGGACAGGAAGGCTTGGTAATATCATGTTTCAATACGCATCACTCTATGGAATCGCCCAACGAAATGACATGGTGTTTGCCATTCATAAATTCGATGACATAAACTATTCATTTGACAATTTGTTCGcgcttaaattaaaaaataaatcaatttgtGAATATGCACAAATATGGGGCGAAAACGAGCCTTGTCTGTATGACGAGAATGCAGCCAATGTTCCCGCAAATCTCAATGTCAAACACGTCTCCCTATTACAATCGTGGAAATATTTCAGTCATGTCGAACAAGCCATTCGaacacaatttaaatttaaagaagAATTTGAAACTAAATGCCTACAAGTTTTGAACGAGACAATAATTGAATGGACTTCAAATCATTCAAGTGTACCGCAAGATAAACTCCAAATAGTTGGAATTCACATACGAAGAGGAGATTATTTGGACAAAGGTAAAATAAAGTACGGTTATCGGACAGCTAGTGCGGATTATattaataaatcaatgaactaCTTCAGGGACAAATTCAAACATGTCTTGTTTTTAGCATACACTGCTCATAATTGGAAAGATATGTTATGGCGTGAAACTCATGTGGTCGGAAGTGACGTTGTACTTATGCATATGAATTCCCCGGAAGTTGATATGTGTGTTTTATCTAAATGCAACCATTCTATAATAACAGTTGGCTCATTTGGCTGGTGGGCGGCATGGTTGGCTAACGGTACAACCATTTATTATAAGGATATGGCTAAAAATAATAGCGAATATAGAAAAGATTTTAGCGCAGATATGACTGATTACTTTTATCCGGGATGGATAGGATTCTAA